From Lasioglossum baleicum chromosome 2, iyLasBale1, whole genome shotgun sequence, a single genomic window includes:
- the Kr gene encoding krueppel isoform X1, producing MALSYLQEAQLNAGLITSQHLDMKQESEKQQLSPALNNNTSQAIFPGMGSATAGLPMLTPQQLLAASRTAALMAAGIPVSLHATLTGSSSLYRHHPTLFGGWVPPAASSPPLPLHHSSRSVSPALSTKSTSRKISNIASNNNNNNNNNNNVVSSNGDKTTKKGQAAKRKTTKSKNDVVQTTVEGLAPLSPPTSVSPEVGKDGRDKVFTCGVCSRSFGYKHVLQNHERTHTGEKPFECPECHKRFTRDHHLKTHMRLHTGEKPYHCSHCDRQFVQVANLRRHLRVHTGERPYACELCSAKFSDSNQLKAHLLIHKGEKPFECEHCQMRFRRRHHLMHHKCCTSGVPRSQVASPSLASDDLDEDLDIDIDVEIDETETTLSMGSRKPMTPVKLAHRQLPSPALKASISMPLDLTGIPVDLPEQTEPEDLSMSTGMHRPLNFSHSSMDSPMSHSPSSDTIHEEEDEDLDVSEASPSSLFLQNHSRSTVTI from the exons ATGGCATTGTCTTATTTGCAAGAGGCGCAATTGAACGCAG GACTCATCACCAGCCAGCACCTTGATATGAAACAAGAATCCGAGAAACAACAATTGTCACCGGCGCTGAACAATAATACGTCTCAAGCGATATTCCCAGGGATGGGCTCTGCCACGGCTGGACTGCCAATGCTTACCCCGCAACAGCTCTTGGCAGCGAGTCGAACAGCGGCATTGATGGCTGCGGGTATCCCAGTCTCATTACACGCGACATTAACCGGCAGTTCTTCCCTCTACAGACATCATCCAACACTTTTCGGGGGTTGGGTGCCACCAGCGGCATCCTCACCTCCATTACCACTTCATCATTCATCTCGGTCAGTGTCCCCCGCGTTGAGCACTAAGTCCACCTCAAGAAAAATCTCaaacatagcctcgaataataataataacaacaataacaataataacgtGGTGAGCAGTAATGGGGACAAGACGACGAAGAAAGGTCAAGCTGCAAAGAGGAAAACGACAAAGTCGAAGAACGACGTTGTACAGACGACCGTCGAAGGATTGGCTCCTTTAAGTCCACCTACGTCCGTTAGCCCCGAGGTAGGCAAAGACGGAAGGGACAAGGTGTTCACCTGTGGCGTCTGCTCGAGATCGTTCGGGTACAAACACGTACTGCAGAATCACGAGCGCACACACACCGGGGAGAAACCTTTCGAGTGCCCCGAGTGTCACAAGAG aTTCACCCGGGACCACCACCTAAAAACACACATGCGTCTGCACACAGGCGAAAAGCCGTATCACTGCAGCCACTGTGATCGGCAATTCGTCCAGGTAGCGAACCTGCGCCGGCATTTGCGCGTACACACCGGCGAGCGGCCGTACGCGTGCGAGTTGTGCTCGGCGAAGTTCAGCGACTCGAATCAGCTGAAGGCTCATCTGTTGATCCACAAGGGGGAGAAGCCGTTCGAGTGCGAGCACTGTCAGATGCGGTTCAGGCGGAGGCACCACCTGATGCATCACAAGTGCTGCACCTCAGGAGTTCCACGATCACAAGTCGCCTCGCCGTCATTAGCCAGCGACGATTTGGACGAGGACCTAGACATCGACATCGACGTGGAGATAGACGAAACCGAAACCACCCTCTCGATGGGATCTAGGAAGCCGATGACGCCGGTGAAACTAGCTCATCGCCAGCTACCTAGCCCGGCCTTGAAGGCGTCGATCTCGATGCCCTTGGACCTGACGGGCATTCCTGTTGATCTACCGGAGCAGACTGAGCCAGAAGACCTGTCGATGTCAACCGGGATGCACAGGCCTCTCAACTTTTCGCATAGCAGCATGGATTCACCGATGAGCCATAGCCCTAGCAGCGATACCATTcacgaagaagaagacgaagatcTCGACGTGTCCGAGGCTAGTCCCAGCAGCCTCTTCCTGCAAAACCACAGCCGCAGTACAGTCACCATCTAG
- the Kr gene encoding krueppel isoform X3 → MALSYLQEAQLNAGLITSQHLDMKQESEKQQLSPALNNNTSQAIFPGMGSATAGLPMLTPQQLLAASRTAALMAAGIPVSLHATLTGSSSLYRHHPTLFGGWVPPAASSPPLPLHHSSRNGDKTTKKGQAAKRKTTKSKNDVVQTTVEGLAPLSPPTSVSPEVGKDGRDKVFTCGVCSRSFGYKHVLQNHERTHTGEKPFECPECHKRFTRDHHLKTHMRLHTGEKPYHCSHCDRQFVQVANLRRHLRVHTGERPYACELCSAKFSDSNQLKAHLLIHKGEKPFECEHCQMRFRRRHHLMHHKCCTSGVPRSQVASPSLASDDLDEDLDIDIDVEIDETETTLSMGSRKPMTPVKLAHRQLPSPALKASISMPLDLTGIPVDLPEQTEPEDLSMSTGMHRPLNFSHSSMDSPMSHSPSSDTIHEEEDEDLDVSEASPSSLFLQNHSRSTVTI, encoded by the exons ATGGCATTGTCTTATTTGCAAGAGGCGCAATTGAACGCAG GACTCATCACCAGCCAGCACCTTGATATGAAACAAGAATCCGAGAAACAACAATTGTCACCGGCGCTGAACAATAATACGTCTCAAGCGATATTCCCAGGGATGGGCTCTGCCACGGCTGGACTGCCAATGCTTACCCCGCAACAGCTCTTGGCAGCGAGTCGAACAGCGGCATTGATGGCTGCGGGTATCCCAGTCTCATTACACGCGACATTAACCGGCAGTTCTTCCCTCTACAGACATCATCCAACACTTTTCGGGGGTTGGGTGCCACCAGCGGCATCCTCACCTCCATTACCACTTCATCATTCATCTCG TAATGGGGACAAGACGACGAAGAAAGGTCAAGCTGCAAAGAGGAAAACGACAAAGTCGAAGAACGACGTTGTACAGACGACCGTCGAAGGATTGGCTCCTTTAAGTCCACCTACGTCCGTTAGCCCCGAGGTAGGCAAAGACGGAAGGGACAAGGTGTTCACCTGTGGCGTCTGCTCGAGATCGTTCGGGTACAAACACGTACTGCAGAATCACGAGCGCACACACACCGGGGAGAAACCTTTCGAGTGCCCCGAGTGTCACAAGAG aTTCACCCGGGACCACCACCTAAAAACACACATGCGTCTGCACACAGGCGAAAAGCCGTATCACTGCAGCCACTGTGATCGGCAATTCGTCCAGGTAGCGAACCTGCGCCGGCATTTGCGCGTACACACCGGCGAGCGGCCGTACGCGTGCGAGTTGTGCTCGGCGAAGTTCAGCGACTCGAATCAGCTGAAGGCTCATCTGTTGATCCACAAGGGGGAGAAGCCGTTCGAGTGCGAGCACTGTCAGATGCGGTTCAGGCGGAGGCACCACCTGATGCATCACAAGTGCTGCACCTCAGGAGTTCCACGATCACAAGTCGCCTCGCCGTCATTAGCCAGCGACGATTTGGACGAGGACCTAGACATCGACATCGACGTGGAGATAGACGAAACCGAAACCACCCTCTCGATGGGATCTAGGAAGCCGATGACGCCGGTGAAACTAGCTCATCGCCAGCTACCTAGCCCGGCCTTGAAGGCGTCGATCTCGATGCCCTTGGACCTGACGGGCATTCCTGTTGATCTACCGGAGCAGACTGAGCCAGAAGACCTGTCGATGTCAACCGGGATGCACAGGCCTCTCAACTTTTCGCATAGCAGCATGGATTCACCGATGAGCCATAGCCCTAGCAGCGATACCATTcacgaagaagaagacgaagatcTCGACGTGTCCGAGGCTAGTCCCAGCAGCCTCTTCCTGCAAAACCACAGCCGCAGTACAGTCACCATCTAG
- the Kr gene encoding krueppel isoform X2, with protein sequence MKQESEKQQLSPALNNNTSQAIFPGMGSATAGLPMLTPQQLLAASRTAALMAAGIPVSLHATLTGSSSLYRHHPTLFGGWVPPAASSPPLPLHHSSRSVSPALSTKSTSRKISNIASNNNNNNNNNNNVVSSNGDKTTKKGQAAKRKTTKSKNDVVQTTVEGLAPLSPPTSVSPEVGKDGRDKVFTCGVCSRSFGYKHVLQNHERTHTGEKPFECPECHKRFTRDHHLKTHMRLHTGEKPYHCSHCDRQFVQVANLRRHLRVHTGERPYACELCSAKFSDSNQLKAHLLIHKGEKPFECEHCQMRFRRRHHLMHHKCCTSGVPRSQVASPSLASDDLDEDLDIDIDVEIDETETTLSMGSRKPMTPVKLAHRQLPSPALKASISMPLDLTGIPVDLPEQTEPEDLSMSTGMHRPLNFSHSSMDSPMSHSPSSDTIHEEEDEDLDVSEASPSSLFLQNHSRSTVTI encoded by the exons ATGAAACAAGAATCCGAGAAACAACAATTGTCACCGGCGCTGAACAATAATACGTCTCAAGCGATATTCCCAGGGATGGGCTCTGCCACGGCTGGACTGCCAATGCTTACCCCGCAACAGCTCTTGGCAGCGAGTCGAACAGCGGCATTGATGGCTGCGGGTATCCCAGTCTCATTACACGCGACATTAACCGGCAGTTCTTCCCTCTACAGACATCATCCAACACTTTTCGGGGGTTGGGTGCCACCAGCGGCATCCTCACCTCCATTACCACTTCATCATTCATCTCGGTCAGTGTCCCCCGCGTTGAGCACTAAGTCCACCTCAAGAAAAATCTCaaacatagcctcgaataataataataacaacaataacaataataacgtGGTGAGCAGTAATGGGGACAAGACGACGAAGAAAGGTCAAGCTGCAAAGAGGAAAACGACAAAGTCGAAGAACGACGTTGTACAGACGACCGTCGAAGGATTGGCTCCTTTAAGTCCACCTACGTCCGTTAGCCCCGAGGTAGGCAAAGACGGAAGGGACAAGGTGTTCACCTGTGGCGTCTGCTCGAGATCGTTCGGGTACAAACACGTACTGCAGAATCACGAGCGCACACACACCGGGGAGAAACCTTTCGAGTGCCCCGAGTGTCACAAGAG aTTCACCCGGGACCACCACCTAAAAACACACATGCGTCTGCACACAGGCGAAAAGCCGTATCACTGCAGCCACTGTGATCGGCAATTCGTCCAGGTAGCGAACCTGCGCCGGCATTTGCGCGTACACACCGGCGAGCGGCCGTACGCGTGCGAGTTGTGCTCGGCGAAGTTCAGCGACTCGAATCAGCTGAAGGCTCATCTGTTGATCCACAAGGGGGAGAAGCCGTTCGAGTGCGAGCACTGTCAGATGCGGTTCAGGCGGAGGCACCACCTGATGCATCACAAGTGCTGCACCTCAGGAGTTCCACGATCACAAGTCGCCTCGCCGTCATTAGCCAGCGACGATTTGGACGAGGACCTAGACATCGACATCGACGTGGAGATAGACGAAACCGAAACCACCCTCTCGATGGGATCTAGGAAGCCGATGACGCCGGTGAAACTAGCTCATCGCCAGCTACCTAGCCCGGCCTTGAAGGCGTCGATCTCGATGCCCTTGGACCTGACGGGCATTCCTGTTGATCTACCGGAGCAGACTGAGCCAGAAGACCTGTCGATGTCAACCGGGATGCACAGGCCTCTCAACTTTTCGCATAGCAGCATGGATTCACCGATGAGCCATAGCCCTAGCAGCGATACCATTcacgaagaagaagacgaagatcTCGACGTGTCCGAGGCTAGTCCCAGCAGCCTCTTCCTGCAAAACCACAGCCGCAGTACAGTCACCATCTAG